The DNA region ccaaaactatgttgaataatagtggtgagagtggacatccttgtcttgttcctgatcttagaggaaatgctttcagtttttcaccattgaggatgatgtttgctgtgggtttgtcgtatattgcctttattatgttgaggtaggttccctctatgcccactttctggagagtttttatcataaattggtgttgaattttgtcgaaagctatttctgcatctattgagatgatcatatggtttttattcttcaatttgttaatatggtgtatcacattgattgacttgcatatattgaagaatccttgcattcctgggataaaccccacttgatcatggtgtatgatccttttaaggtgctcttggattctgtttgctagtattttgttgaggatttttgcatctatgttcatcagtgatattggcctgtaagttttctttttttgtgacatctttgtctggctttggtatggGACATTCCATCTTATCTTCTCAGACTGGGATTTATATCATTGGCCTccttggttctcaggccttcagattcCAATTGaattataccaccagctttcctgagtctccagcttGGAACATCAgctcatgggacttctcagcttctATAACCACATAAGCCCATTCCTCATGGTTATCGtgtcagtctgtctgtctctctctctatatataaacaaTAGTGCTCTGTACTACTCAGGGTTCTCCACAGAAGCAGAACCTGTAGGATCCTACTGAGGGAGGTCAGTTTTTCTTCcagctggttctgtttctctggagaactctgactaatacagaGCATTATTGTTTATTCTACTTTAAGCATCACAGGACATCTTACCACATACTTCAGGCAAGAACTGAGTACTTGAGAAAATATACTAATAATTTCTCTTTGAACTGCACGTAtgcattatctctattttatgggCTAAAGATtgaaactggggacttccctggtggtccagtggttaagaatccgccttccaatgcaggggatatgggtttaatccctggtccgggaagatcccacatgccacagggcaactaagcccacatgcctcaactagagagccagcgcgctgcaactggagagaagcctgcgtgctgcaacgaagatcccgcgtgctgcaactaagacctgacacagccaaaaataaaaattaattaattttaaaaaagagattgaaACTAAAATGATTAGCTCGTGTGTGATTTTGAAGCATTTGTCTGTGAAGTTAGATCAGTGACAAAGTCTTATTCACTCTTCAAATTTTAGTTCTGAGGGCTTCTCCCCAGGATTACTGCTAGATGATACTGCACCTTTGTGCCAACTAGAAGAAGAAGTGATCCTCTGGGTCCATGTTGTACCAGGGCTCTAGACCAAGTGGGTAGGATTTCAGTCCCCAGCCATCCCATCATCTGGGCACActagatatttattcttttatgttgACTTGTATCACCTCTGATAGCCACTTGTTAGAACTATTAAGTCAGATTTACAGAATTCAAGGACTCAACAGAAGTCCAGAAAGAGCCATTTTTCTGAGACATTTCTGTATTCATCTGAAGTCCAAAGTTACCAAAAACAAGTGTTAAAGTTGGGTCAGTTTTGAAAAAACTCAGACTTTCTTTAGTCCCTGGCCCTACATGAAAAAACATTTACAATCCCTTAATTCTCCCAACCATGGGTCTGGGATTGAAAAACCGACCTGCCTCACTTTACCAAGAGGCAATTTTGTGCCCAAGTCACTAAGCTCTTAGATCTATTCATTTGCTTATTCCTTTGTCCCAGTAGGTCAGGCCCACTTTCACCCAAAAGATTATTCCAGACTCTGGAACCTTTTCCAGATTcctttaaagaaatgtattttcactTTGCTGGGAACCCTAACTGCTTCTGCCAAGCAGAGAATGAACCGTTTCCCCACACTgagtcccatttcacagaggagaatgACCAGGAAGGGAGCTCCTCTATGAAAGGGACCTAGAAACTGATAAAAGGCCAAATCTCATCAACTGAAAGACAAAGTCCCACTATCCTCCGACCAGCCTAGATCAAAGGCGAAACAACTTGTTCGGTTCTCTCTGCCTGGGctggtctttatttcttctttttgtctctCCGCCACCCTCTGCTCCTCAGTCCGTCTCCGGGCGGTTGTCGCTGCCTTTCCCGACTGGTTACCAATAAAGTTGTTACACAGTGACCTTGAGCGTCTTCCCAGCTGTACCCGATTCCCCGCCTTCTGCATCCGGGTGCCGCGGCGCGGATAAGAGCCGGACCGCGCCTGCGCACCCAGCCCCATTCCTTCGACCTCTGCTGATTCGGCCGCTGCCACCTCCTGGGAAGGTAAGCGGAGGGTGCGGGAGCCGGACCTGGCCGAGGTGGAGCCGCGCCCAGGAGGGACCCATTCATTCTGCTGTCGCCTCGCTTGGCACGGGACCCGAGCTGACTGCGTGCACGGGAGCCCGCTGGACCTGGGTGGAAGGACGGGCCCTCGGAGGGCACTTGACCTTAAGCCTCTTTGCCTCCGCAGAGAGGAAGCGGGAGAGGAGCCCTAGCCGCTTGTCACCCAAGTCCTCCAGCCGCGCCGCCCCGAAGAGTGCAAGATGTTCGCCTGCGCCAAGCTCGCCTGCACCCCAGCTCTGGTGCGTAGCCCAGGCTGGGCCGGGGGCTCGAGGCCCCGACCACTTGGCCCGGGCGTCCACGTTGTTGAACGGGTCACCTCGGGGCAGGACACACCGCCCTCTCGGGACAGCTCTCCCTAGCCCCATAACCTCTGtgtccttttctccctttcctcctcttcctggggCTTCTCATTCCGCTCCTCCCTTCCACTCGCGGGGTGGAGAGCCGCCGAGGCCTAGCTGTCAGGCCCAGCTCGGTGTAGGTCAAACCCTCCTTGCCCCTCGTTCCGGAgcggccccccaccccacctcctccgACACCCTGTTGGATCGCGGCCTCGCAAGGGTTGGGGTGCAGTGGAGGGTGGAGGGGGCCCCTGAGGCCTAGCGTTGCGGCTGCACTCTCACTTGCTGATCTGTAGGTCAGTCTCGCTGCTGCAGAGGGAGGGACTTTCCTCACCCTGTGTGGGCGGAGGCGGCTGGTGCAGGACCCGAAAATCTCTCCTCCTGCTTCTGGGATGTTATTTCCAAAACCATTTTGGACACTTTTGATGACGTGAAGATCTCGGGGGTTTGTCTTAGAGAATCAGGTCTTGGTTCTGAAGGGGTTTTCTGTGACCTTAATTTAGTGGACACTCAAGGGCGGAGAAGGTGGACTGGAACGTGTCCTTATGGTCAGAGTATTTCAACGATTGTTCTTCCACTGATGTGGAATTGCTTAAGCTGCTTTTTAATTCTATGATTAATGGACATATAAGAATATCCTAGAAATAGCGGGAGCTCATGTTAACTAATGGGCTATTTAAAATGACACGCTGTTTATAGTGCTGTTGTACCTACTTGTTGATCCACTTAAACTTAACCAAAGAATGTGGGGTGTTTATTGCTGGTTTTCTGATCTGAATTGTGGCGctacaataattgaaattttaaaagcaatactTATTCTTTTTAACTAATTGTTCTTAGAAGTTTTGTTCAGGATATCACAAATACATTATGAAGCAAGCTTTAAAATTGCattaacaattttattaaaattgcttTGTACCTTGAAAAATGACCAAACAGACAAGATAAGAATCAATAGAGGAAAGTCATAatttttcttactcatttttgcAGTTTGCCTTTTTAGAATTCATGGTGCAAGAAGGGTCATTGAagttttatctgtatttttactTAATACATGGAATCTTTTTTCATTAACAGATCCGAGCTGGATCCAGAGTTGCATACAGACCAATTTCTGCATCAGTGTTATCTCGACCAGAGGCTAGGACTGGAGAGGTAAATGTAGTAATAATAGAAATTAAGTAACACTACCAAATAAGCCTTATGGTTTCGATTAaagtgaaggggaaaaacctCATTAATGAGTGGTCTGAGAGGGTCCTTTCCACCCTTTCATCCAAAAAATTTGCAGAGAATGAGCCAATGAAAGAAACTTCTGTATCCAAAACTTATCCATCTGAATTGGCTAAGAAATATAGTCAGTATATATACTTAAGTATATGGTTTTGAGTTGCCTGTATTTAAGATTATGATAGCAACAGTTACTGAACAGCCTACTCTATTAAAAAGcatatgcagggcttccctggtggcgcagtggttaagaatctgcctgccaatgcaggggatatgggttcgagccgtggtccaggaagatcccacatgccgtggagcaacttagcccgtacaccacaactactgagcctgtgctctagagcctgcaagccataactactgagcccacatgccacaactactgaagcctgcacacctagagcccgtgctctgcaacaagagaagccactgcaatgagaagcctgctcactgcaacgaagggtagcccctgctcgccacaactagagaaagcccatgtgcagcaatgaagacccaatgcagccaaaaataaattaattaattcaaaattaaaagcaTATGCACGTACACcgtttcttaattttcaaaaactttatGCAGTGTGATATTGCTGTTCCTATTCTGCAAGATGGGAATTATTCTAAGCCCCAGATTTTTCTGTTGTGCCACACCACCTATTCAAACTCAGCTACAAAAATAGAGAAGTGGTTATCATTTTGACAGTACGgtaattaaaatagataactgtgATTGCTAATTTGACCTTTGCCTTTATTTCCTGTTCTCTAGAGCTCTACGGTATTTAATGGGGCCCAGAATGGTGTGTCTCAGTTAATCCAAAGGGAGTTCCAGACCAGTGCAGTCAGCAGAGACATTGATACTGCGGCCAAATTTATAGGTGCAGGTGCTGCAACAGTAGGAGTGGCTGGTTCTGGTGCTGGTATTGGCACAGTCTTCGGCAGCCTCATCATTGGTTACGCCAGGTAATTCCTGTTGCCAAATAAACTAGTTTAAAAACATGCTTGAAATAATTGGAAACTTAGGAAACTAGTGAAATCATCATAGCTACTTTGTATTAAGTGCCTGTCTGTGTCTTGCATTATACTTTGAGGTCTTTGCATGCAGTTATCTCACTGCTCCCAACACGCCTTGGAGAAACACTGGTTTACCTGTGAAGGACTAGAGACACAGAGGTTATACGGCTTGCCCAAAGTCAAAGCCAGtgtcagaaaataaattataactcaCTTTGACTTCAGAGTCTGCactctttaatttttaagttgtAGTGGGAATATAATTAAGAGAGctcatgctttaaaaatatcagcTTCCGTTTTATTACTTAAGACCTTATTTTTAaactaacaaatcttaaaaagtaTAGAACATACTTTCACGGGGATAAGAAGAATGTCAGAATCCCTCAAAATGGATGAAGACTAACCACTTATATTGATATAGAGAGACAGTGCCTCCCTTTCCCCATATGATTAGGAATGAGGAGAAAGGAATGTCAAAGGCAGAACCAAAAGAGAACTAGGCAAAACACTGTTCCAGTACTTTCCAATTTACAAAGATCCTCACGCTAGTAATCTGGTTTTTTAACATTTACCAACCatgttaaaattcaaataatatttcaaagtaaCAATGATATGTGTTGTCTCTTTTAGAAACCCTTCGCTGAAACAGCAGCTGTTCTCATATGCTATCCTGGGATTTGCCTTGTCTGAAGCTATGGGTCTCTTTTGTTTGATGGTTGCTTTCTTGATTTTGTTTGCCATGTAACAGAAATTACTGCTTGAAATGTTGGCATTCATGTTAATTACAGATGTAATTCTGTGTATCTTACTGTGACTCCAAAAACTGTAGCATTGGTGTCATGAAAATGTACGTTATTTCCAAAGTCATTaaagatgaaaactttaatttttgCTGTGATTTGTACTTACCTAATTTAAATTTAGATCATCACAAAGAAGAACATGTATTCAGGCAGAGGCTGTACAAGTCAGAGGAAACTACTGCAGTTGCCCTGGTGATGGAAAAGATCCTAATGTAATTTTTATGGGAATTCTTTTATATAGTGTTCTGAACATTGTAAATTATAGGGCTTTTGTTTATTCGTGTAAAGGGGAAATGTTTGAGTGCTTTGAGCTTCTATGAAATATGATTAATTAAATCAAGATATTAATTACTCAAgatggttttgtgtttttaaggGCTAATAACGTGAATTACAATACTTGGAAGCAGGATCACCTTCCAGGACTAACCTGGCTGGTCTTAACACAGCTGGATCTAAAAATAAATCATGTCGGGTTTTTAGGAATTGAAGCCTTATTAAATGGGTGTTGGGATTAGGGAGgtgatttttacttttcagtAGGTCTCACGTTAAGCAGTTGTGTGTCTATAGTGAATCTTATCTGTCTTCTAAGAAGAAACTCAATCTAACTAGCAGCTAGTTTCTTGCTTAAACAAGGCTCTCATTAAAAACCAAATATCAAAAAGTaaactgaatttaaatttaaagccaAAAGTTGCTAAAGCATTGCTCATCTTTGATACCAACAAATGTTTATAATAGGAGCCTTGGGAATGACAATTGGTTCAATAGTATTCTGTTTCTAATACTACATGTTGCTTATTGGTCAAATTTTGCctattaaaatgaagaaaggggTGCTACTATAGAAAGACTGAGCTTTCCCCCTAGCAAATATATTGTACCATTACATTATTTGTCATCACAGTTTCAGGGTTTCTATAAAAGGTTAGGCTGACAGTTGGAAAgcttcattttattcctttaatcCCTTCTGCCTAATTTGATTTCAGTTAAGAGCCGTCAGCTACAAGGGTTTGTCAAAGTGCAGTGGGAAGACCCATctccatcagaatcacctaggatGTCTAAAGTACAAATCCCTAcgctccagacctactgaattagagtCTTTGGCCTTGAAACTCAgccatctgcatttttaaaaaggtttctcAGGTAATTTTTGAGCACATTATTTGAGGATCACTAACTTATCTGTATCCTTCCCACTCTCTATAAAGTGTCAGAAACACTAAAGAGCTAGAGCTACTACCACTTTCTGGTTGGTTAATCACCTAGTCTATGTTACATAATTTCCTGGAACCTTCACCTTTTTCTTAAAAGTACTACTCAGTATTTGAATTTAGCAATGTAAAGAAGTATTACATGTattatatgacctagcaattccgcagcttggtatatacccaaaagaattacaGGCATTCAACAAAAACTATatacagatgttcatagcagcactattcacaatagccaaaaggtagagaCAACCAAACTGATGTTTGGATAAACTGatgataaaatgtggtatatccatataatggaatattattcagctatagaAAAGAATGACGTACTGATGAGCGTTACAACAtgagtgaaccttgaaaacatgaaagTGAAAGTGCTTTCACttggctaagtgaaagaagccaagcaCAAAAGGCTgaatatttacatgaaatattcagaatacacaaatctgtagagacaggggaattccttggtggtccagtggttaggactctgcgctctcaccaccgaggacccaggttcaatccctggttgggaaactaaaatcccacaagctgcgcagtgccaccaaaaaaaaaaaaaaaggtccatagagacagtagattagtggttactaAAGGCTAGTGGGAGTAGAGATTGGGAAGTAACTGCTTAATAGGTGTGGGAGGTCCTTTTGGGGTAACCCGTGTtctggtgatggttgtacaacattgtgaatgtactgaatgccactgaattgtacactttaaaatggttaaaagaaaatacatatcttACTACAATTTACAAAGAAGTACTGCACAATTAACACAAAGTCCATAGTGTAAAATCATATGACATTTTTTAAGTCCTAGGGAAATACTTAGATTAACCAGTCCTCTGTTACAAGTTCATTttaggccaaacaaacaaaaaacctgctcTTACTGCTGGTTTGGTGTTTAAAGAGGCCTGAAACATTGATTCTGGAACAGGTTTCTTATAAGACGTGCCCTTAGCTGAGGAAATCCCctgagaatgaaaaggaaattgtGCTGTGGCTGCCTGGCTTCCAAGTTACTgaggaaaaaagaattctttaGAAAATCAGTATAA from Lagenorhynchus albirostris chromosome 6, mLagAlb1.1, whole genome shotgun sequence includes:
- the ATP5MC3 gene encoding ATP synthase F(0) complex subunit C3, mitochondrial, whose protein sequence is MFACAKLACTPALIRAGSRVAYRPISASVLSRPEARTGESSTVFNGAQNGVSQLIQREFQTSAVSRDIDTAAKFIGAGAATVGVAGSGAGIGTVFGSLIIGYARNPSLKQQLFSYAILGFALSEAMGLFCLMVAFLILFAM